The following are from one region of the Phormidium sp. PBR-2020 genome:
- a CDS encoding SpoIIE family protein phosphatase, which translates to MSRGKEKKLKLLVVDDETDNLDLLYRTFRREFQVYKAESALSALQVLEDRGEMAIIISDQRMPEMNGTEFLSKTVDRYPDTIRILLTGYTDVEDLVEAINSGQVFKYITKPWNPEELKAVVQQASETYKVVKQRTNELNRILRRESLLNAIMTAVRESLDYESMLATIVETVGRNFDASGTKLYPVDGDKLRSSGAVSYSLEDSDELAASPYDENLVQSVFQGRQSELVQDDESSTSHLAVPLIYQQNLLAILALYQTGSETPWSDEDVRLIELVAEQAALALSQARLYQRTQEQAEKMLAELDVARQIQSNLLRQSLPESETEKVQACCYPARGVGGDFFEVYPHPQGDLWLALGDVSGKGVPAALFMASAMSVMRRELAQDNPPPPDEMMQNLNRSLSDDLISNNCFITMVLARYTPGTRRLVYANAGHIYPLIWPHRTTVQEVQQGQPVTAEPNFLKTRGIPLGILPVWKAKAGDVTLASGDVFLLTSDGITEASVTQVDETGQETTVMLQQEGLWDLLQQEGSPMDLSHLLDRVRGNTQEQEDDQTILSLEVL; encoded by the coding sequence CACTGTCAGCCCTACAAGTCCTCGAAGACCGGGGCGAGATGGCGATTATCATCTCTGACCAGCGAATGCCAGAGATGAATGGGACGGAATTTTTAAGTAAAACCGTTGACCGCTATCCAGATACCATTCGCATCCTATTAACGGGATACACCGATGTTGAAGACCTGGTTGAAGCCATTAACTCCGGTCAAGTCTTCAAATACATCACCAAACCTTGGAACCCTGAAGAACTCAAAGCGGTTGTCCAGCAAGCCTCGGAAACCTACAAGGTCGTTAAACAGCGAACCAATGAACTCAATCGCATTTTGCGGCGCGAGTCGCTCCTCAATGCGATTATGACAGCGGTACGGGAATCTCTCGATTATGAGAGTATGCTCGCCACCATTGTCGAAACCGTTGGCCGTAACTTTGATGCCTCGGGAACCAAACTCTATCCCGTTGACGGCGATAAACTCCGCAGTTCTGGGGCCGTATCCTACAGTTTGGAGGACTCTGATGAGTTGGCGGCATCCCCCTATGACGAGAACCTCGTCCAGTCGGTGTTCCAGGGCCGTCAAAGTGAATTAGTCCAAGATGATGAATCGAGCACCTCTCATCTAGCGGTTCCCCTGATTTATCAACAAAATTTACTGGCTATCCTGGCTCTCTATCAGACGGGAAGTGAAACCCCTTGGTCTGATGAAGATGTACGGCTGATTGAATTGGTCGCAGAACAGGCGGCCCTGGCCCTGTCTCAGGCCCGACTCTATCAACGCACTCAGGAACAAGCTGAGAAAATGCTGGCTGAGTTGGATGTGGCGCGACAAATCCAGTCTAATCTGTTGCGTCAGAGTCTTCCCGAGTCGGAAACGGAGAAGGTGCAAGCCTGCTGTTATCCGGCCCGAGGCGTGGGGGGTGACTTTTTTGAGGTGTATCCACATCCTCAAGGGGATTTATGGTTGGCCCTGGGGGATGTTTCTGGGAAAGGGGTTCCAGCGGCCCTGTTTATGGCCAGTGCCATGTCCGTCATGCGTCGAGAACTGGCCCAAGACAATCCCCCACCACCAGATGAGATGATGCAAAATCTCAACCGCAGTCTGTCGGATGACTTAATCAGCAATAACTGCTTCATCACGATGGTTCTGGCTCGGTATACGCCGGGTACCCGTCGGTTGGTGTATGCCAATGCTGGACATATTTATCCCCTGATTTGGCCCCATCGCACGACGGTTCAAGAGGTTCAGCAAGGTCAACCGGTGACCGCAGAGCCGAATTTCTTGAAAACCCGAGGGATTCCCCTGGGGATTCTTCCCGTCTGGAAAGCTAAAGCTGGGGATGTCACTTTGGCATCAGGGGATGTATTCCTACTCACCAGTGATGGGATTACCGAGGCCAGTGTCACCCAAGTGGATGAGACGGGCCAGGAGACAACGGTGATGTTGCAACAAGAGGGCCTTTGGGATCTCTTGCAACAGGAAGGGTCTCCGATGGATTTATCCCATCTCCTTGATCGTGTTCGAGGGAATACCCAAGAGCAAGAAGACGACCAAACGATACTCTCTCTGGAGGTTCTGTAA
- a CDS encoding anti-sigma regulatory factor, producing MKTELHVPSELRFLNIVENWLLGCLEMDLGESVDWARQSNRLRLVLAEAFSNVVRHAHRDRPHLPVWVRLELKDSDICLEVWDYGRGYNLNEYMAPTPEAMQEGGYGWLIMNRLMDHVEYTLQVDMEGRNCLKLEANLVEKSETSKTKA from the coding sequence ATGAAGACGGAGCTACATGTTCCTAGCGAACTACGGTTTTTGAATATCGTTGAGAACTGGCTACTGGGCTGTCTCGAAATGGATCTCGGTGAGAGTGTTGATTGGGCCCGACAGTCGAACCGCCTACGGCTAGTTCTAGCTGAGGCGTTCTCGAATGTGGTTCGCCATGCTCACCGCGATCGCCCTCATTTACCGGTTTGGGTTCGTCTGGAACTCAAAGACAGTGATATTTGCTTGGAGGTCTGGGATTATGGTCGCGGCTATAATCTCAATGAGTACATGGCCCCAACCCCTGAAGCGATGCAGGAAGGGGGCTATGGTTGGCTGATTATGAATCGCCTGATGGACCACGTGGAATACACGTTACAGGTAGATATGGAAGGGCGTAATTGTCTAAAGCTCGAAGCTAATCTCGTGGAAAAGTCGGAAACCTCTAAGACTAAAGCCTGA
- a CDS encoding protochlorophyllide oxidoreductase, translating into MSNFDFADELQWTPEATAKLKNIPYFVRSQARKRIEELARNAESEAVTVEYVEQARLEFGQ; encoded by the coding sequence ATGTCTAACTTTGATTTCGCCGATGAACTCCAGTGGACTCCCGAAGCCACTGCCAAACTGAAAAATATTCCTTATTTCGTGCGATCGCAGGCCCGCAAGCGTATCGAAGAACTGGCCCGAAATGCAGAATCCGAGGCCGTCACCGTCGAGTACGTCGAACAGGCCCGATTAGAATTTGGGCAGTAA
- a CDS encoding TPM domain-containing protein: MPNLKRTLGFILAICVACMTWAVSPAYAFDNPELLPDVETPIIDLADTLTSVQEEQLIATLDQLEAETGYKLRVLTQFDRTPGRAVKEFWHLDDKSVLLIADSRGGNLLGFNVGDAVYNLMPRTFWIELQTRYGNQFFVRDNGEDQSILQSLESVETCLRRGGCQVVPGLPREQWILTLITSALGGIVCGFAAQPRDGKVFAWQWALIFSPLWGILFIAFGIGPVVTRTSDWLPLTRNILAFAIGALAAYLTPIINHSASDAT, encoded by the coding sequence ATGCCAAACCTCAAACGCACCCTCGGATTTATTCTTGCCATCTGCGTTGCCTGTATGACTTGGGCGGTGTCCCCAGCCTACGCCTTCGATAACCCGGAACTGTTGCCGGATGTCGAAACCCCCATTATTGACCTCGCTGACACCCTCACCAGTGTCCAGGAAGAACAGCTAATTGCCACTCTTGACCAACTCGAAGCCGAAACTGGCTATAAACTGCGGGTACTCACCCAGTTCGATCGCACTCCTGGACGAGCTGTTAAAGAATTCTGGCACCTCGACGATAAAAGCGTTCTCCTCATTGCCGATTCCCGAGGCGGTAATCTGCTGGGCTTCAACGTCGGTGATGCCGTCTATAACCTGATGCCACGAACCTTCTGGATTGAACTACAAACGCGCTACGGCAATCAGTTCTTTGTCCGGGATAATGGCGAAGATCAATCGATTCTGCAATCCCTAGAATCCGTTGAAACCTGTCTGCGTCGGGGTGGCTGTCAGGTGGTTCCGGGACTCCCCCGTGAACAATGGATTCTCACCCTCATCACCTCAGCCTTAGGCGGCATTGTCTGCGGCTTTGCCGCTCAGCCTCGGGATGGCAAAGTCTTTGCTTGGCAATGGGCCCTAATCTTCTCACCCCTGTGGGGCATTCTCTTTATCGCTTTCGGAATTGGCCCCGTTGTCACTCGGACCTCGGACTGGCTCCCCCTGACTCGTAACATTCTCGCCTTCGCCATTGGTGCTTTGGCCGCCTACCTTACTCCGATTATCAATCACTCCGCTTCGGATGCGACCTAA
- a CDS encoding precorrin-8X methylmutase — protein MEWHSTEAQGLSIVDREFGPSELSPAEYHIVRQVVYETADFEYKTLIRFSETALQEGAAALAARTTLVVDVPMVQVGITANIMETFANPVYCSMDALTRPQKEKTKAAWGIETLARRYPEGIFVVGQSQTALMSLVELIESESIRPALVVSTPTGFNEIDFLKERLNDSRIPHIRSAGRKGSAVVAVAILNSLVDLAWQAYGIVDS, from the coding sequence ATGGAGTGGCATTCAACAGAAGCTCAAGGCCTGAGCATTGTCGATCGCGAGTTTGGTCCGTCTGAACTTTCCCCGGCTGAGTATCATATTGTCCGCCAAGTCGTGTATGAAACAGCGGATTTCGAGTACAAAACCCTGATCCGTTTTTCGGAAACGGCGCTTCAGGAAGGGGCCGCTGCTCTGGCGGCCCGGACGACTTTGGTGGTGGATGTTCCCATGGTTCAAGTGGGGATTACGGCCAATATTATGGAGACCTTCGCCAATCCTGTCTATTGCAGCATGGATGCTCTGACTCGTCCTCAGAAGGAGAAAACGAAAGCCGCTTGGGGCATTGAAACCTTGGCCCGTCGCTATCCAGAGGGGATTTTTGTCGTGGGACAGTCCCAGACGGCGTTAATGTCTCTGGTGGAACTGATTGAGTCAGAATCTATCCGTCCGGCGTTGGTGGTTAGCACTCCGACGGGGTTTAATGAGATTGATTTCCTTAAGGAACGTCTCAATGATTCCCGGATTCCTCATATTCGCAGTGCGGGACGCAAGGGATCGGCGGTGGTGGCGGTGGCAATTCTCAATAGTTTGGTGGATTTGGCTTGGCAAGCCTATGGCATCGTGGATAGTTAA
- a CDS encoding HAMP domain-containing histidine kinase, whose amino-acid sequence MLLSCPLTLSQLLAQQDCFAAIAPSGGDGPDVDHQWRAAIAALNQLLRSPSPAGSPVAGLMICAPTPVLSDGVSGEDFKTWMINSSGGDRLGQSQACLPGTSSQASTMTTAARGLSLTADDPLTQEQFALIVTAEFSLVMVRGWGEGGEPLFQYSFEPEVVTAAWQLLRDRLQGPEAMAEIERQWQEYPPVEPHYKTVMQFGQTLFYTATTHDNGSGATSGRGKWASFRTNFRVDLPSKAVFETPFNPNPPQAPDVELLRAMAHEVRTPLSTIRTLTKLILKRQDVPQGVRPWLEQIDRECSEQIGRFELIFKAVELETGERSRSPMHLTATSLADVVDSCIPRWQKQASRRSLKLEVLLPQQMPQVVSDPNLLDRVLTGAIDHFTCRLPVGSNIQVKVMPAGHQLKLQLKANSDSKHTTNLHTAPSFKSIGQLLNVQPETGNISLNLSATKNLFQALGGKLIVRHRPQQGEVLTIFLPLN is encoded by the coding sequence GTGCTGCTATCTTGCCCATTGACCTTAAGCCAATTACTTGCTCAACAGGATTGTTTCGCTGCGATCGCCCCTTCGGGGGGGGATGGCCCTGATGTGGATCATCAATGGCGTGCTGCGATCGCGGCTCTGAATCAGCTACTGCGATCGCCCTCCCCGGCCGGTTCCCCGGTGGCGGGCCTGATGATTTGCGCCCCAACCCCAGTCCTCAGTGATGGGGTGTCTGGAGAGGACTTCAAAACTTGGATGATTAACTCCTCTGGGGGCGATCGCCTTGGCCAGTCTCAGGCTTGTCTCCCTGGGACCTCGTCTCAAGCCTCGACCATGACGACAGCCGCTCGGGGGCTATCTCTGACGGCCGATGATCCTCTCACTCAGGAGCAATTTGCCTTAATCGTGACGGCTGAGTTTAGTTTAGTCATGGTGCGAGGCTGGGGAGAGGGTGGAGAACCCCTATTTCAATATTCCTTTGAACCGGAGGTGGTGACAGCCGCCTGGCAACTTCTGCGCGATCGCCTTCAGGGGCCTGAGGCCATGGCGGAGATTGAACGACAGTGGCAAGAGTATCCCCCCGTCGAACCTCACTACAAGACGGTGATGCAGTTTGGGCAAACTCTGTTTTACACCGCCACCACTCACGATAATGGCTCGGGGGCTACGTCTGGCCGTGGCAAGTGGGCCTCGTTCCGAACCAATTTCCGAGTGGATCTGCCCTCGAAAGCGGTGTTTGAGACTCCCTTTAATCCTAATCCCCCGCAAGCCCCGGATGTGGAACTCTTGCGAGCCATGGCCCATGAGGTGCGGACTCCCTTGAGTACCATTCGCACTCTAACGAAGCTGATTTTAAAACGACAGGATGTTCCCCAAGGAGTTCGACCCTGGTTGGAACAGATTGATCGTGAATGTAGCGAGCAGATTGGCCGCTTTGAACTGATTTTCAAAGCCGTTGAGTTGGAAACGGGGGAGCGATCGCGATCGCCGATGCACCTGACGGCTACCTCCCTCGCTGATGTGGTTGATAGCTGTATTCCCCGATGGCAAAAGCAAGCCAGTCGTCGCAGTTTGAAGTTAGAGGTCTTGCTTCCTCAACAAATGCCCCAAGTGGTGAGCGATCCCAATTTACTCGATCGGGTCTTAACCGGGGCGATCGACCATTTTACCTGTCGCCTACCGGTGGGGAGCAACATCCAAGTTAAAGTGATGCCCGCCGGACATCAGTTAAAACTGCAACTCAAAGCCAATTCAGACTCTAAACACACCACGAACCTACACACGGCCCCCTCCTTTAAGTCCATTGGACAACTGCTCAACGTTCAACCGGAGACGGGCAATATTAGCCTCAATCTCTCGGCTACTAAGAATCTCTTTCAGGCCTTAGGGGGGAAACTAATCGTCCGCCATCGTCCCCAACAGGGCGAAGTTCTGACGATTTTTCTGCCCTTAAATTGA
- a CDS encoding thioredoxin family protein: protein MVRTPSTMLDLGTVAPPFALPDTVSGETITLDHFTGKKALLVIFLCEHCPFVKHVQEELAKIGHDYAEQGLGVVAISANDISTHPADAPEHLKRMAQTLGFNFPVCYDETQAVAKAYTAACTPDFFLFGGDRQLVYRGQLDDSRPGNDKPVNGKDLRAAIEKTLAGTPVPPDQKPSIGCNIKWTPGQEPEYFKS, encoded by the coding sequence ATGGTACGCACCCCCTCGACGATGCTCGATCTCGGCACCGTTGCCCCGCCGTTTGCCCTTCCTGATACCGTTTCAGGGGAAACCATCACCTTAGACCACTTTACCGGCAAGAAAGCCCTGTTGGTCATTTTTCTCTGCGAGCATTGTCCCTTCGTCAAACATGTGCAAGAGGAACTGGCTAAAATCGGTCACGATTACGCCGAACAAGGATTAGGGGTTGTGGCCATCAGTGCTAACGATATCTCAACCCACCCCGCTGACGCCCCAGAACATCTCAAACGTATGGCCCAAACCCTAGGGTTTAACTTCCCCGTCTGTTACGACGAAACCCAAGCCGTGGCCAAAGCCTACACCGCCGCCTGTACGCCGGACTTCTTCCTGTTTGGGGGCGATCGCCAACTCGTCTATCGCGGCCAACTCGATGATAGCCGCCCGGGTAACGATAAACCCGTTAACGGCAAGGATTTACGGGCCGCCATTGAAAAGACTCTAGCCGGAACCCCAGTTCCTCCAGACCAAAAACCTAGCATCGGCTGTAACATTAAATGGACTCCTGGACAGGAACCGGAGTATTTTAAGAGTTAG
- a CDS encoding transposase: MPYRKSKFQVGCYYHIYNRGNNRQLIFFERDNYLHFLRQLRRHLVSHGIDIVAYCLMPNHYHLLVYLNAENLSQRMQAFSLSYTKAINQRYQRVGSLFQGRFQAIHVNKEEYLLNLTRYIHLNPVAANLVKNAEDWEFSSCRDYLNLRPGRLPRLDRIAFESADAYQVFLEDGVNTGAIQGFTFDE, from the coding sequence ATGCCCTATCGAAAATCTAAATTTCAAGTTGGCTGTTACTACCACATTTATAACCGTGGCAACAACCGCCAGCTTATCTTCTTTGAACGAGACAACTACCTCCATTTTTTACGTCAATTAAGACGTCACCTCGTCAGTCATGGGATTGACATTGTGGCATATTGCCTAATGCCTAATCACTATCACCTATTAGTTTACCTGAACGCGGAAAATTTATCTCAGCGAATGCAAGCCTTTTCCCTGTCATACACCAAAGCCATTAACCAACGCTATCAGCGAGTCGGATCGCTATTTCAAGGAAGATTCCAGGCAATTCACGTCAACAAAGAAGAGTATTTGTTGAATTTGACCCGTTATATTCACTTAAACCCAGTTGCAGCCAATCTAGTTAAAAATGCTGAAGACTGGGAGTTCTCCAGTTGTCGAGACTATTTGAATTTGCGTCCAGGTCGTTTACCCAGGTTGGATAGAATTGCCTTTGAATCGGCGGATGCTTATCAAGTTTTTCTCGAAGATGGTGTCAACACTGGAGCCATTCAAGGCTTTACATTTGACGAGTAG
- a CDS encoding ATP-dependent 6-phosphofructokinase: MHTPKRLGILTSGGDCPGLNAAIRAVVSHATLSYGWEVLGIPYATEGLLERKAIALNVHGLDMRGIDPMLSTGGTILGSINRGPTEAHAADIIAGYHALELDALISIGGDGSLAILSQLARQGNWNLVGIPKTIDNDVALTESSIGFDTAVNTLVDALHKLSYTAASHDRVMVLETMGRTAGHLALQGGIAGGADVILMPEIPYSIEGVCGQISELRDRWGHKFAIVLVAEGAKTLSGESREYRDAQGEVRLRGIGEYVTDEICRQTNNGIEARVSVLGHVQRGGIPSAFDRVLASVLGKGAVDLVARKQFGQMVVWQNGSVRSVPLDEVCARSPRLVSPEGDLVQTAQALGIYVGELDVPARVSEQDLLAH; encoded by the coding sequence ATGCACACACCAAAACGCCTTGGAATTTTGACCAGTGGCGGTGACTGTCCTGGACTCAATGCCGCTATCAGGGCGGTTGTCAGCCATGCTACTCTCAGTTATGGCTGGGAAGTGTTGGGGATTCCCTACGCCACCGAAGGACTCCTAGAACGCAAAGCCATTGCCCTGAATGTCCACGGGCTGGATATGCGCGGGATTGACCCGATGTTAAGTACAGGCGGAACCATTCTCGGGTCGATCAATCGGGGGCCGACAGAGGCTCATGCGGCAGACATTATTGCTGGCTATCATGCCCTGGAACTGGATGCTTTAATTAGTATCGGGGGCGATGGAAGTTTGGCGATTTTGTCCCAACTCGCTCGTCAGGGAAATTGGAACCTAGTTGGCATTCCCAAGACGATTGACAATGATGTGGCCTTAACAGAATCGTCCATCGGCTTTGATACGGCGGTGAATACCTTGGTGGATGCCCTTCATAAACTCAGTTACACCGCCGCGAGTCACGATCGCGTGATGGTTCTCGAAACCATGGGGCGCACCGCTGGCCATCTTGCCTTACAAGGTGGCATTGCTGGGGGGGCAGATGTGATTCTGATGCCGGAAATTCCCTACAGTATTGAGGGGGTTTGTGGGCAAATTAGTGAGTTGCGCGATCGCTGGGGTCATAAGTTTGCCATTGTCTTAGTGGCAGAGGGCGCGAAAACCTTGTCTGGGGAGTCTCGGGAATATCGAGATGCTCAAGGGGAAGTGCGCCTCCGGGGAATTGGTGAATATGTCACTGATGAGATTTGTCGCCAGACCAATAATGGCATTGAGGCTCGCGTTAGTGTTCTCGGTCATGTGCAGCGGGGTGGGATTCCTTCCGCTTTTGACCGGGTTCTGGCCTCAGTATTGGGGAAAGGAGCTGTGGATTTGGTGGCTCGGAAACAGTTCGGTCAGATGGTAGTTTGGCAAAATGGCAGCGTGCGATCGGTGCCCCTTGATGAAGTTTGTGCGCGTAGTCCCCGTTTGGTGAGTCCGGAGGGAGATTTGGTGCAAACGGCCCAGGCCCTGGGAATTTACGTGGGTGAGTTGGATGTACCGGCCCGGGTGAGTGAACAAGACCTATTGGCACATTAG
- the bchI gene encoding magnesium chelatase ATPase subunit I, which produces MTVTADATPIVSTQPRRRAVFPFTAIVGQEEMKLALLLNVIDPKVGGVMIMGDRGTGKSTTIRALADLLPEMEVVADDPFSSDPHNPELMSDEVRDRLGRGETLPVAKKKVTMIDLPLGATEDRVCGTIDIEKALSEGVKAFEPGLLAKANRGILYVDEVNLLDDHLVDVLLDSAASGWNTVEREGISIRHPASFVLVGSGNPEEGELRPQLLDRFGMHAEIRTVRDPELRVKIVEERSQFDRNPQDYLSQHQETQQELQERLLQAQSLLPSVEISHELRVQISQVCAELDVDGLRGDIVTNRAAKALAAFEGRTEVTLDDIRRIITLCLRHRLRKDPMETIDSGTKVQKVFSEVFGVPLDDN; this is translated from the coding sequence ATGACTGTAACTGCCGACGCTACTCCCATTGTCTCCACTCAGCCCCGTCGCCGTGCTGTGTTTCCGTTTACGGCAATTGTGGGACAAGAGGAAATGAAACTTGCTCTGTTGCTCAATGTCATTGACCCTAAAGTGGGTGGGGTGATGATTATGGGCGATCGCGGAACCGGAAAATCCACTACAATTCGGGCGTTGGCGGACTTACTCCCGGAAATGGAGGTGGTCGCTGATGACCCCTTTAGTAGTGACCCTCATAATCCTGAATTGATGAGCGATGAGGTGCGCGATCGCCTCGGCCGGGGAGAAACCCTCCCGGTGGCTAAGAAAAAGGTCACGATGATTGATTTACCCCTCGGTGCAACGGAAGACCGAGTTTGTGGAACCATCGATATTGAAAAAGCTCTCTCGGAAGGGGTGAAAGCCTTTGAACCGGGACTGTTGGCCAAGGCCAATCGAGGCATTCTCTATGTGGATGAGGTCAACCTCCTCGATGACCACCTGGTAGATGTACTGCTTGACTCAGCGGCGTCGGGTTGGAATACCGTCGAACGGGAAGGGATTTCCATTCGCCACCCGGCTAGTTTTGTGCTGGTAGGGTCCGGGAACCCCGAGGAAGGGGAATTACGACCCCAGTTGTTAGACCGTTTTGGGATGCACGCTGAGATTCGCACCGTGCGTGATCCTGAATTACGGGTGAAAATCGTCGAGGAGCGATCGCAGTTTGATCGCAATCCCCAGGACTACCTTAGCCAGCATCAGGAGACGCAACAGGAGTTACAGGAACGATTGCTTCAGGCCCAAAGCCTGTTACCCTCGGTGGAGATTAGCCATGAGCTGCGGGTGCAGATTTCTCAGGTCTGTGCTGAACTAGATGTGGATGGACTTCGGGGCGATATTGTCACCAACCGCGCTGCGAAGGCCTTAGCCGCCTTTGAGGGACGCACCGAGGTCACCCTGGACGATATCCGCCGCATCATTACCCTCTGTCTGCGTCACCGCTTACGGAAAGACCCCATGGAAACCATTGATTCTGGAACCAAAGTTCAGAAGGTGTTTTCTGAGGTGTTTGGCGTTCCCCTGGATGACAACTAA
- the ruvC gene encoding crossover junction endodeoxyribonuclease RuvC, which yields MTDPNPCILGLDPGLARLGFGAIVSDGGDRLKPLDFGIIQTPAKQPIGDRLQTIYEDLHSLCEQFSPQLVVIEKLFFYRMSNLIMVAEARGVMMLVLAQHNLPLIELTPGQVKQSLTGYGNASKLEVQEAVARELDLDEIPKPDDAADALAVAIAGTFFSLNNY from the coding sequence ATGACTGACCCTAACCCCTGCATTTTAGGACTCGATCCGGGGTTGGCGCGTTTGGGGTTTGGGGCGATCGTCTCTGATGGGGGCGATCGCCTCAAACCCCTTGATTTTGGCATTATTCAGACTCCCGCCAAACAACCCATTGGCGATCGCCTCCAAACCATTTATGAGGATTTACATTCTCTGTGTGAGCAATTCTCCCCACAACTGGTAGTGATTGAGAAGCTATTTTTCTATCGCATGAGCAATTTAATTATGGTGGCTGAAGCCCGAGGGGTAATGATGTTAGTCTTAGCTCAGCATAATCTCCCCTTAATTGAATTGACCCCAGGACAGGTGAAACAGTCCTTAACCGGATATGGGAATGCCTCGAAATTGGAGGTGCAGGAGGCAGTGGCGCGGGAGTTGGACCTCGATGAGATTCCCAAACCCGACGATGCTGCCGATGCCTTAGCGGTGGCGATCGCCGGAACTTTCTTTTCTCTTAATAATTATTAA